A single genomic interval of Coccidioides posadasii str. Silveira chromosome 1, complete sequence harbors:
- a CDS encoding uncharacterized protein (EggNog:ENOG410PHWU~COG:T~BUSCO:1535at33183) translates to MAGMEEIEIHSKSYLVRWINVSGEHTISWSIQPHKKSLNFGIFKHPGTTGTLTATSASIHSSSDFGDGRENGRPGNASSSVVTEKLKGIGLKPIRWVGKCEADKISQGTYDVGSGEGGNYALVFDNTFSKQISKTATFVLLTYPTHCPPRSGHQIHHSQAGLGYAAVTSALTRSNPNIASGASDSTESLRNSRGLANSQSKTGSRGSDSPFPFHAQLHTGILQKRRRKRHQGFARRFFSLDFNTSTLSYYHDRNSSALRGAIPLTLAAIATNSDTREISIDSGAEIWHLRALNEQDFNLWKRALEKASKMSEDVVEPEPKGKVRTHSIPTRRQSMITQDTKSWTEVGWLAEKVAMARDTVRQLAKDTDPKYLPYSSDRPHVNTRQMPQQTDGTNGMADREKRSFWKLKYRNDNQSAQRAVSHGEPFGSDKSPMEMPNRGRDPVHDRLMALLQELNSVVSDFSSLLEKKRPRPSRSPSIRTRPSIESDVSEEFFDANDGHCSPLLTMHRDSEDEDEKSVAAETAVGDESSLTGSDIEERDDFLKFRHDNSSSLFPTKPKSLIPLSVENVVRRKTVLAPTVMPPSLIGFLRKNVGKDLSTISMPVSANEPISLLQRAAEQFEYSRLLDKAASATDALERLIYVTAFAISPFSNMRVKERSIRKPFNPMLGETYELVRGDLGFRFIAEKVSHRPVQLAYQADSKDWSYAQSPKPTQKFWGKSAEIITEGKVRLTLHSSGEHFSWSPGTSFLRNIIAGEKYVEPVGEMCIVNETTGQKTVVTFKAGGMFSGRSEEVTVKAFDTHGDELPLGLQGNWTTSLQLTEHGRETNHTIWAAGSLVDKAPKHYGFTVFAASLNEITAVEKAKLPPTDSRLRPDQRALENGDVDQAENLKALLEEKQRHRRKEMEAVGEVWRSRWFTKVGGAVDGANGTGTGDDDDDGVMWKLNTGKDGYWEERARGQWPGTVPVFKL, encoded by the exons ATGGCTGGAAtggaagagattgagatCCATAGCAAA TCATATCTTGTTCGGTGGATCAATGTCAGCGGAGAGCACACCATCTCCTGGAGCATCCAGCCTCATAAAAAGTCACTTAACTTTGGCATATTCAAGCATCCCGGTACCACGGGGACGCTGACTGCGACCTCTGCCTCCATCCACTCCAGTAGCGATTTTGGTGACGGAAGGGAGAATGGCAGGCCGGGGAATGCCTCGTCATCAGTGGTTACGGAGAAGCTAAAGGGCATAGGCCTCAAGCCCATCAGATGGGTGGGGAAATGCGAGGCGGATAAGATTTCCCAGGGGACGTACGATGTTGGGTCCGGCGAAGGTGGAAATTATGCCTTGGTGTTTGATAATACCTTTTCGAAGCAGATCTCGAAAACCGCCACGTTTGTTCTATTGACGTACCCTACCCATTGTCCCCCCCGATCCGGACACCAGATCCACCACTCGCAGGCGGGGCTGGGCTACGCTGCAGTAACCAGTGCGCTTACACGCTCGAATCCAAACATCGCCAGTGGAGCGTCGGATTCGACTGAGTCGCTGAGGAATTCTCGCGGATTGGCAAATAGTCAATCAAAAACCGGGTCGCGCGGTTCCGATTCTCCTTTCCCTTTCCATGCGCAATTGCACACGGGCATCCTCCAGAAACGGCGCAGAAAAAGACATCAAGGATTTGCCCGGAGATTTTTTTCACTCGATTTCAATACATCTACTTTATCTTACTACCATGATCGTAATTCATCCGCGTTGCGCGGCGCAATACCTCTCACCCTCGCTGCTATTGCTACTAATAGTGATACAAGGGAAATATCTATAGATTCCGGCGCGGAGATCTGGCATCTCCGCGCCCTTAACGAGCAAGATTTTAATTTGTGGAAACGTGCGTTAGAAAAGGCCTCGAAGATGTCCGAGGATGTGGTAGAGCCAGAGCCTAAGGGAAAAGTTCGCACGCATTCAATACCGACGCGCAGACAGAGCATGATTACGCAGGACACAAAGAGCTGGACGGAAGTTGGGTGGTTGGCCGAGAAAGTTGCAATGGCCAGGGATACCGTTCGACAGCTTGCAAAGGATACGGATCCCAAATATTTACCTTATTCCTCTGATCGTCCCCATGTCAACACCCGCCAGATGCCTCAGCAAACAGATGGTACAAATGGGATGGCAGATCGGGAAAAACGTTCGTTTTGGAAGCTGAAATATCGGAATGACAACCAATCAGCCCAACGAGCAGTTTCGCATGGTGAACCTTTTGGCAGTGATAAATCACCTATGGAAATGCCAAATAGGGGGCGCGACCCTGTACATGACAGGTTGATGGCACTTCTCCAGGAACTCAATTCTGTTGTTTCGGACTTTTCGAGTCTCTTGGAGAAGAAGCGCCCTCGGCCTTCAAGATCTCCTTCAATTCGGACTCGTCCGAGTATAGAATCTGACGTTTCTGAAGAATTCTTTGATGCAAATGATGGGCACTGCTCCCCGTTACTCACTATGCATCGTGATAGCGAGGACGAAGACGAGAAGAGCGTTGCCGCAGAAACTGCGGTTGGTGATGAATCTTCACTGACAGGAAGCGATATCGAAGAACGAGACGATTTCCTCAAATTTAGGCACGACAACTCCTCGTCCCTATTTCCTACAAAACCGAAGTCCTTAATCCCGCTGTCTGTGGAGAATGTTGTTCGACGGAAAACCGTTTTAGCCCCGACCGTCATGCCTCCCAGTTTGATCGGGTTTCTGCGCAAAAATGTTGGCAAAGATCTATCAACGATATCCATGCCCGTCTCTGCAAACGAACCGATTTCGCTTCTGCAACGTGCCGCAGAACAGTTTGAGTATTCGCGGTTGCTGGACAAGGCTGCTAGTGCTACGGATGCTTTGGAAAGATTAATTTACGTGACTGCATTTGCGATTTCGCCTTTTTCGAATATGCGAGTTAAAGAGAGAAGTATTCGCAAGCCATTCAATCCCATGTTGGGGGAGACGTATGAGTTAGTCCGCGGTGACCTGGGATTCCGATTTATTGCGGAGAAAGTTTCCCACAGACCCGTCCAACTAGCGTATCAAGCGGATTCAAAGGACTGGAGTTATGCACAGTCGCCCAAACCGACACAAAAGTTCTGGGGAAAGTCTGCAGAGATCATAACGGAAGGTAAAGTGCGATTGACGTTGCACTCCAGCGGAGAGCATTTTAGCTGGTCTCCGGGAACTTCATTTCTGAGAAATATCATTGCCGGTGAGAAGTACGTTGAGCCAGTTGGTGAGATGTGCATCGTCAACGAAACCACGGGCCAAAAGACCGTTGTCACGTTCAAAGCCGGCGGCATGTTCTCTGGACGCAGCGAAGAAGTCACCGTTAAAGCATTCGATACACACGGCGATGAGCTCCCCCTTGGTTTACAGGGTAACTGGACCACATCCCTCCAGCTCACCGAACATGGTCGCGAAACCAACCATACCATCTGGGCCGCTGGTTCTCTCGTTGATAAAGCGCCGAAGCACTATGGATTTACGGTATTCGCGGCGAGTTTGAATGAGATTACCGCCGTTGAGAAGGCCAAATTGCCGCCGACGGATAGTCGACTCAGACCGGATCAGAGAGCGTTAGAGAATGGGGATGTTGACCAGGCAGAGAATCTGAAGGCATTGTTAGAAGAAAAGCAGAGGCACAGGAGGAAGGAAATGGAGGCTGTTGGGGAGGTGTGGAGATCGAGATGGTTTACCAAAGTTGGGGGGGCTGTTGATGGAGCAAATGGAACCGGTACGGGagacgatgacgacgatggTGTGATGTGGAAGCTGAACACCGGAAAAGATGGTTACTGGGAAGAGCGAGCAAGGGGACAGTGGCCTGGTACTGTGCCTGTGTTCAAGCTATGA
- a CDS encoding uncharacterized protein (EggNog:ENOG410PGZS~COG:S), which produces MHGPLNDGGVDGIPLNILAQQPLLKIYTQISILFPVPDHFSHSAIVDTLTNGLERLCACFPWLAGQVVHEGLSECNSGTFKIKLFDKTSRLVLKDLRNDPSIPSMDFLKRAGFPFSMLDESIVAPRRTLPGSPDELEFNIDPVFLLQASFITGGLILTFVGQHSTMDMTGQGHVIHLFSKACHNEQFTDAELSSGNLPGDNLIPLLDDSYILAPEFPHQIVKPTPSPSHGVPPPPPKCTWVYFTFDAASLATLKTLATNTIPQSSGYVSTDDTLSAFIWQSITRARLHRLNPSSKSTLARAVDVRGYLNIPKTYPGLLQNMTYNTYTFQELVDEPLGIIASQLRSALDPKRLAYQTRALATLFDRTPDKSTISFTASIDASTDIMLSSWAKLDCYELDFNLGLGKPEVVRRPGFVPVESLIYFMPRARDGEIAVAISLRDEDLEALKVDAEFGKYAKYIG; this is translated from the coding sequence ATGCACGGACCATTGAATGACGGGGGCGTAGATGGGATCCCTCTGAATATACTCGCACAGCAGCCATTACTTAAGATATACACCCAGATAAGCATCTTGTTCCCAGTGCCGGATCATTTTTCCCATTCAGCGATTGTTGATACCCTGACAAATGGCCTTGAGCGGTTGTGCGCGTGCTTCCCGTGGCTTGCAGGTCAGGTTGTCCATGAAGGGTTGAGTGAATGCAATTCAGGGACCTTCAAAATAAAACTGTTTGATAAAACCTCACGTCTGGTGCTAAAAGATCTTCGAAATGACCCTTCGATACCGTCGATGGACTTCCTTAAGCGGGCCGGGTTCCCTTTCAGCATGCTAGATGAAAGCATCGTTGCGCCTCGCAGGACCCTCCCAGGAAGCCCCGACGAGCTTGAGTTCAACATAGATCCTGTATTTCTCCTTCAGGCCAGCTTCATCACTGGTGGCCTCATTCTCACATTTGTTGGTCAGCACAGTACGATGGACATGACTGGCCAGGGACATGTCATCCACCTCTTCTCAAAAGCCTGCCACAATGAGCAATTCACAGATGCAGAACTGTCATCTGGTAACCTTCCTGGGGACAACCTCATCCCCTTGCTTGATGATTCTTACATTCTAGCGCCTGAGTTCCCTCACCAGATAGTGAAACCTACACCATCTCCTAGTCACGGAGTCCCACCTCCGCCTCCAAAGTGCACTTGGGTGTACTTCACTTTCGACGCCGCCTCGCTGGCCACTCTGAAAACACTAGCTACAAACACTATTCCCCAGTCCTCAGGATACGTCTCGACTGACGACACTCTTAGCGCCTTTATCTGGCAATCGATTACGCGAGCCCGCCTTCACCGCCTGAATCCGTCATCTAAGTCAACTTTGGCCCGCGCCGTTGATGTACGAGGATATCTCAACATTCCAAAGACATATCCCGGCCTCTTGCAGAATATGACGTACAATACATACACGTTTCAGGAACTGGTGGACGAGCCGCTGGGCATTATAGCATCACAGCTTCGTTCGGCATTAGACCCAAAACGACTAGCCTATCAAACCCGTGCTCTTGCAACACTATTTGACCGTACACCGGATAAGAGCACCATCTCTTTTACAGCGTCAATCGACGCATCAACTGACATTATGTTAAGCTCCTGGGCCAAGCTAGACTGTTATGAGCTTGATTTTAACCTTGGACTGGGGAAGCCTGAGGTGGTGCGAAGGCCGGGATTCGTTCCGGTCGAGAGTTTGATATATTTTATGCCGAGGGCGCGAGATGGAGAGATTGCGGTTGCAATTTCTTTGAGGGACGAAGATCTAGAGGCGCTTAAGGTGGACGCAGAATTTGGGAAGTATGCGAAGTATATCGGCTGA
- a CDS encoding uncharacterized protein (EggNog:ENOG410PZ9T~COG:S), which translates to MAIRKNFEYAELSGFKYQTFDRETLKFTDVPVTSLYVKSNATADDEKENADTESKDMASEDPPAEPPKEQESTPMEVPDNPTEPESTDIPQDDTPSAEPVADSPMGDEIGVEESTKDAMGQSTEESAEKPEETSGNDNEHEQKDQGESPEDEGDHPAATCEEPAELSQGADPVEPNADAQGEDTDAPKQETEGGENEDESKFPDVDPAAEIDQVEAEKEAEKAEANLDDFGYDGTFASLDGGGDQEGDHTPVETENTSPSEDTNGGTKQETETEATEDSPLEVSDGEADATEGSVRKDPECAEKEEAEPEPTESAVSVDSTEEIQGDDEAKCLGESGLPEELSEINGEPDAGAQASEAEQKSDGAAEGAVSEPSTAEAPRTDEIAPSGANTCAEEIPDQVEGEGESPAENETEAKEVIGDESEALPAEGEGNPPTTEPEEVAPTGETDAAPDTGAPGDSIPDKEAPMNTQEDTPSESKVEEAAAQENAVEESPHDSEMTQAENAKKAPPH; encoded by the exons ATGGCCATAAGAAAGAACTTCGAGTATGCTGAACTTTCTGGATTTAAGTATCAAACCTTCGATCGTGAAACCCTTAAATTCACAGATGTCCCCGTGACTTCTCTTTACGTGAAGAGCAACGCGACTGCCGAcgatgaaaaagaaaacgctGACACTGAGTCGAAGGACATGGCGTCGGAAGACCCTCCAGCAGAGCCCCCGAAGGAGCAAGAATCCACACCCATGGAAGTCCCTGACAATCCAACCG AGCCGGAATCCACGGATATACCACAGGACGATACCCCATCGGCTGAACCTGTTGCCGATTCCCCCATGGGGGATGAAATAGGCGTAGAGGAGAGCACGAAAGACGCTATGGGCCAATCGACCGAAGAATCGGCGGAGAAACCGGAAGAAACGAGCGGAAATGACAATGAACATGAGCAGAAAGATCAAGGAGAATCGCCAGAGGATGAAGGCGACCATCCCGCGGCTACATGCGAAGAGCCTGCAGAGCTGTCACAAGGAGCTGATCCTGTCGAACCCAACGCCGATGCTCAAGGGGAAGATACGGATGCTCCAAAACAGGAGACTGAAGGAGGAGAAAATGAAG ACGAGTCGAAGTTCCCAGATGTTGATCCCGCGGCAGAAATCGACCAAGTTGAGGCAGAGAAGGAGGCAGAGAAAGCTGAAGCGAACCTTGATGACTTTGGTTATGACGGAACATTTGCAAGTCTAGACGGAGGTGGTGACCAGGAAGGGGACCATACACCAGTTGAAACTGAGAATACCTCTCCATCGGAAGACACTAATGGTGGCACAAAGCAAGAGACAGAAACGGAGGCGACGGAAGATTCCCCTCTTGAAGTGAGTGACGGGGAAGCCGACGCTACGGAGGGTAGCGTGCGGAAGGATCCTGAATGcgcagaaaaagaagaagcggaACCAGAGCCAACGGAATCAGCGGTGTCCGTGGATTCCACCGAAGAAATCCAAGGTGATGATGAGGCGAAATGCCTAGGCGAAAGTGGATTACCTGAAGAACTTAGTGAAATTAATGGCGAGCCTGATGCTGGCGCACAGGCTTCGGAAGCAGAGCAGAAGAGTGATGGAGCGGCTGAAGGTGCTGTATCGGAACCCTCAACCGCCGAAGCCCCCAGAACCGACGAAATTGCCCCTTCAGGCGCAAATACCTGCGCTGAGGAGATACCCGACCAAGTTGAAGGCGAAGGGGAGAGCCCTGCAGAAAACGAGACTGAGGCTAAGGAAGTTATTGGAGATGAGAGCGAAGCGTTACCTgcagaaggagaaggaaaCCCTCCGACCACTGAGCCTGAAGAGGTCGCGCCAACTGGCGAAACCGATGCGGCACCCGATACAGGGGCGCCAGGTGATTCAATTCCCGACAAAGAAGCGCCAATGAACACTCAAGAAGACACGCCAAGTGAGAGCAAGGTGGAAGAGGCAGCTGCGCAGGAAAATGCTGTTGAAGAGTCACCTCATGACTCCGAAATGACCCAGGCAGAAAATGCCAAAAAAGCACCCCCCCACTGA
- a CDS encoding uncharacterized protein (EggNog:ENOG410PZ9T~COG:S): MDIQSGLRRRKSERAPFAEPMADAAARARSRGHARAIVEEDQDERRRRRRRTQEAERSAPRHRESRHDTTSRSRGSSSHNSISSLTAKPVALLRRMATGESDTSGPMLRVNVDSSSSSRSGSHSDSSNRSRSHGHSQGKQRQHHREKSSGFEEERRRRKDSMAEPSRARRDHREPKEHREQNHRSRKEIEHQPRPSRRDSHAYYDERERRRERRSSRRYEEEPSRGFRLRDKIRENLKAVIAAA, from the coding sequence ATGGACAtccaatctggtcttcgACGTCGGAAAAGCGAAAGAGCGCCTTTCGCAGAGCCCATGGCAGATGCAGCGGCGCGCGCTAGATCTCGGGGACATGCCAGAGCAATTGTTGAGGAAGACCAGGACgaaagacgaagaagaaggaggCGTACCCAAGAAGCAGAACGCTCTGCACCAAGACACCGCGAATCTCGCCATGACACGACCTCACGAAGCCGGGGCAGTTCGAGCCACAATAGCATCTCTTCTCTGACGGCGAAGCCGGTTGCCCTCCTCAGACGAATGGCCACCGGAGAATCAGATACTTCGGGCCCCATGCTGAGAGTAAATGTAGACAGCTCGAGTTCGTCAAGATCAGGGAGCCATTCAGACTCATCAAATCGCTCCCGGTCCCATGGCCATAGTCAAGGAAAGCAGCGACAACACCACCGTGAAAAGAGTTCCGGCTTCGAAGAGGAAAGGCGCCGACGAAAGGATTCCATGGCGGAGCCATCTCGTGCTCGTCGCGATCACAGGGAACCCAAGGAGCACCGAGAACAGAATCACCGGTCGAGAAAAGAAATTGAGCATCAGCCACGGCCCTCAAGAAGGGATAGTCATGCTTACTATGACGAACGGGAGCGGCGACGAGAGCGACGTTCTTCTAGGCGGTACGAAGAAGAGCCTTCCCGAGGTTTCAGACTTCGAGATAAGATTAGAGAGAACTTGAAAGCTGTGATTGCGGCGGCATAA
- a CDS encoding uncharacterized protein (SECRETED:SignalP(1-23)~EggNog:ENOG410PN1M~COG:S) gives MKGVFSRALYLTLPLFSASAVVGHRQRCSYGDSCWPTEGEWQSFNASVSGHLIRTYPSAAVCHAERYDDAKCTAAKEDWLDSFWRTNQTGAYSAILWELGENGQCFIDSPRDAPCDQGIVPHYSVNIQSTSDIQTAVKFAAQKELYLTVKNTGHDHLGRSSGQGAFSLWTHNMKGREWHTSFIPKGAPQETTGIPAVTLQAGEQWLDIYRAAAEKGVIVVGGSARTVGAAGGYLTGGGHSPFSHFYGLAVDNLLEVNLVDANGTRRTINQYTDPEYFYALRGGGGSAWGVIASVTYKTHPNPSHIQVGLVQFNVTNNSTLRAVIEKCLQELPSITDAGYTGYGSMNFLSGGKEPLGFGAIFIQPNGTNATFTRTFKPYYDIAKMQGVSGALANIDFPSWIEYAEVFVQDPNIATNIIDGSRLLTSQALLHRTRDLVDLMFEYASFGPGFNFIGKVNSAKRDETSTHPIWEQSRALLSFAANWRDDASANEKRNAKLSLVEISKKLGDIVGPGGGTYVNEANPYEPDWQNVFWGEKYARLLAIKKRIDPTNLFVCNRCVGTDIVLEP, from the exons ATGAAGGGTGTTTTCTCCCGGGCTTTATATCTTACCTTGCCCCTTTTTTCAGCGTCCGCTGTTGTTGGCCATCGGCAACGATGTTCATACGGCGACTCATGCTGGCCCACCGAGGGTGAATGGCAATCGTTCAATGCTTCCGTTTCTGGCCATCTGATTCGGACATATCCTTCAGCAGCAGTTTGCCATGCGGAGCGCTATGATGACGCCAAATGCACCGCTGCGAAAGAGGACTGGCTAGATAGCTTCTGGCGAACAAACCAGACAGGAGCTTATTCGGCAATTTTATGGGAGCTGGGTGAAAACGGACAATGTTTCATTGATTCTCCACGGGATGCGCCCTGTGATCAAGGCATCG TTCCACATTACTCTGTGAATATACAAAGTACGAGCGATATCCAAACTGCTGTTAAATTTGCAGCACAAAAGGAACTATACCTGACGGTGAAGAACACCGGACATGACCA CCTCGGTCGTTCAAGCGGTCAAGGCGCATTTTCGCTTTGGACACACAATATGAAGGGGAGAGAGTGGCATACCTCCTTCATTCCCAAAGGAGCTCCTCAGGAAACTACTGGTATTCCTGCTGTGACACTCCAGGCAGGAGAACAATGGCTGG ATATATACAGAGCAGCTGCTGAAAAGGGTGTGATTGTCGTCGGAGGCTCAGCTCGAACTGTAGGCGCAGCTGGAGGATACCTTACCGGTGGGGGTCATAGCCCCTTTTCCCATTTTTATGGGTTAGCCGTGGATA ATTTACTGGAAGTCAACCTTGTTGATGCAAACGGGACACGACGGACCATCAACCAATATACTGATCCGGAATATTTCTACGCACTACGCGGTGGAGGCGGGAGCGCTTGGGGT GTGATCGCCTCAGTCACATATAAAACTCATCCGAATCCATCCCACATCCAAGTGGGTCTAGTCCAATTCAACGTCACTAACAATTCAACACTACGGGCCGTCATTGAAAAGTGTCTGCAAGAGCTTCCAAGTATTACGGATGCAGGCTACACTGGCTATGGCTCTATGAACTTCCTATCGGGTGGCAAAGAGCCCCTTGGATTTGGAGCAATTTTCATTCAGCCCAATGGAACCAATGCCACCTTCACCCGGACTTTTAAGCCATACTACGACATTGCCAAGATGCAAGGAGTTTCCGGTGCTCTTGCCAACATAGACTTCCCAAGCTGGATCGAATACGCTGAAGTATTCGTGCAGGACCCAAACATCGCCACAAATATTATCGACGGGTCAAGACTGCTTACTTCGCAAGCATTGTTGCACCGCACTCGGGATCTAGTGGATTTGATGTTTGAATATGCATCATTTGGCCCTGGGTTCAACTTTA TCGGTAAAGTAAATTCCGCTAAAAGAGACGAGACATCTACGCATCCTATTTGGGAACAAAGCAGGGCGCTTCTAAGTTTCGCGGCAAATTGGAGAGATGATGCGTCAGCGAACGAGAAGCGAAACGCAAAGCTCAGTCTGGTAGAGATCAGTAAGAAACTCGGCGACATAGTTGGCCCAGGGGGTGGAACATATGTCAACGAAGCCAACCC GTATGAGCCAGATTGGCAAAATGTATTCTGGGGAGAGAAATATGCTCGGTTGTTAGCTATCAAGAAGCGTATTGACCCAACAAATCTTTTTGTCTGTAACAGGTGTGTCGGGACAGACATTGTTCTGGAGCCGTGA
- the RRP4 gene encoding exosome non-catalytic core subunit rrp4 (BUSCO:391384at4751~EggNog:ENOG410PK9Y~COG:J~BUSCO:12584at33183), giving the protein MAITILPPVVDDEPYASSEENDDFHNADSDIEMDDATSRPSKRPRLSKNTIVTPGEVVTDDPQWMRGHGTFTPAPPGISSTAQSSLSSTIIATVAGTVLKTNKLLSVYPLRARYNPEIGDLVVGRIVEVQSRRWKVDVAAPLLANLPLSAINLPGGILRKRTTADELQIRSFFNEGDLVVAEVQSVHQDGSASLHTRSLKYGKLRNGIFLAVAGMGGAGVARGTGVVRSRRQVWTVPGANGGSDIEVILGVNGYIWISKRADVAAEDSGMGMSITRLEDMVSGTMYSSQNDEISLATRREIARLAGCIRVLVQGGIKVDEDTVMKAYATSLELELEAGIEDEDEDEIHRIKREGRDYLGGERAKRVLEAVLQQ; this is encoded by the exons ATGGCTATCACAATCCTTCCTCCGGTCGTCGACGACGAACCATACGCCTCTTCCGAAGAAAACGATGATTTCCACAATGCTGACTCTGATATTGAAATGGATGACGCTACGTCCCGTCCGTCTAAGCGACCCCGCCTTTCCAAAAACACAATCGTCACTCCAGGAGAAGTAGTCACAGACGACCCGCAGTGGATGAG AGGCCACGGCACATTCACACCAGCACCACCCGGCATCTCCTCGACAGCTCAATCCTCTCTCTCAAGCACCATCATCGCCACCGTCGCGGGAACCGTCCTCAAAACCAACAAGCTCCTCTCCGTTTACCCCCTCCGCGCCCGCTACAACCCAGAAATCGGTGACCTCGTAGTCGGTCGCATCGTCGAAGTCCAATCCCGCCGATGGAAAGTCGACGTTGCCGCACCTCTCCTAGCCAACCTGCCCCTCTCCGCGATCAACCTGCCTGGCGGTATTCTTCGCAAACGCACCACGGCAGATGAACTACAGATCCGATCCTTTTTCAACGAGGGCGATCTCGTCGTTGCAGAAGTGCAGAGCGTACACCAGGATGGTTCTGCGTCACTGCATACCCGGTCCTTGAAATACGGAAAGCTACGGAATGGTATCTTCCTTGCTGTGGCAGGCATGGGTGGTGCGGGTGTTGCGCGTGGTACGGGCGTGGTGCGCAGTCGGCGGCAGGTATGGACCGTTCCTGGCGCTAATGGCGGGTCGGATATCGAAGTTATTCTGGGTGTCAATGGATATATATGGATCTCGAAACGCGCCGATGTTGCAGCGGAGGATAGTGGGATGGGAATGTCGATCACACGGCTGGAAGATATGGTTTCGGGCACAATGTATTCGAGTCAAAATGATGAGATCTCTCTCGCGACGAGGAGGGAGATTGCGAGGTTGGCGGGGTGTATAAGGGTTTTGGTGCAGGGTGGGATCAAGGTCGATGAAGATACGGTAATGAAGGCGTACGCGACGAGTTTAGAATTAGAATTGGAGGCGGGGAttgaggatgaggatgaggacgagATACACCGGATTAAGAGAGAGGGGAGGGACTATCTAGGCGGGGAGAGGGCGAAGAGAGTCTTGGAAGCTGTACTACAGCAGTGA